The DNA window GTTACGTCGTAATGTAACCATTGAAGAAGTCGGCAATGTCGCTGCTTTCCTCTGTTCTGATTTAGCCTCAGGGGTAACAGGCGAAATTACCTATGTCGATTGTGGATTTAATACGATAGGTATGGGCGGATATAAATCTTAATCTGCATAAGCAAGCCATGTTATGAATTAACATGGCTTTTGTGCTTATTTTTCCGCTAATAATACTTTTAAATCTAACGGTTTTTCTAAAAACTGCCGAAATTCTGCGGCGGGCATGGGTTTACCACATAAATAGCCCTGTGCATAATCACACTCATAACTACTTAATAATGCTAGTTGTTCTCGAGTTTCCACCCCTTCAGCAACCACGCTTAAACGTAACTTTTGCGCCATTGCAATAATTGCGGTTACTAATGCACTGTCATCACTATCATGATTTAAATCGCGGATAAATGACTGGTCTATCTTTAAGGTATCAATCGGAAAGCGTTTTAAATAACTCAATGAAGAGTAACCTGTTCCGAAATCATCTACTGATAGTTGCATACCTAAGCGTTTTAAAGATTTGAGTGTTTCTAGCGTATCTTCTGCGTTTGGCATGATTAAACTTTCTGTCAGCTCTAATTCCAAGCGACGCGGATCCATATTTAACTCATTAATAATTCGTTCAATCGTAATTAATAAGTCTTCTTGAATAAATTGACGGGCGGATAAATTCACTGAAACATGAAGCGGTGCATGATTGGGACGTTGCCAACGTTGGTTTTCTTGGCAAGCGGTACGCAATACCCATTCCCCAATGGGAATAATCAGCCCCGTATCTTCAGCTAAAGGAATAAATTGCGCAGGTGGAACGAGGCTAAATTCAGGACTACGCCAACGGACTAATGCCTCAGCACCCACAATCACGCCTTTACGAATATCAAAGCGCGGTTGATACCAAACCTCAAATTCTTCAAACTCTAAGGCTTGGCGCAATTTATTTTCCATGTTCAAGCGGGCGGCAGAAGCGGCATTTGCACTATGTACATAAAAGCGATAATTATTGCGTCCCTGACGCTTTGCCATGTACATACCTGCATCGGCATTTTTCATTAAAGTGCCAACATCGCGCCCATCTTTTGGAAAAATACTGATACCAATACTTGGCGTGATATATAACTCTTGCTCATGAAAGCATAAAGGGCTAGTCAGCGACTTAATGATATATTCTGCAACAATCGCCGCGTTACTCGGTTCTTTGATATCCCTCAATAATAGCGTGAATTCATCGCCCCCTAAACGTGCGACGGTATCCTCTGGCAAACGGGTACATGCTAATAATCGCTTTGAAACCTCTTGTAGCAAACGGTCGCCTGCTGCATGTCCTAAGGTGTCATTAATGAACTTAAAGCGGTCAAGGTCAATGAATAACATCGCTAAAATTTCATTATTTTGCTCTGCATGATTGATAGCTTGTTCTGCCCGTTTAATAAATAAAGCGCGGTTAGGTAAATTAGTCAGCGCGTCGTGATAAGCCTGATAAGTCAGCTTTAAATTGAGCTTTTTTAACTCAGCTGTGCGATTTGTAACGGTACGCTCTAAATGCTCATTATGCTGTGCGAGCTTTTTATCCCGCTCCTGAATAGCCCCGAGCATGTCATTAAAACCGCTGAATAAAGTTGTGATTTCATCTTTACTGGGAAAAGGGTCTATCCGTAGCGCGTAATTTTTCTCGATAGACACACGCTGTGTCATGTGCGCTAATCGTAGAATGGGCGCAGTAATGATATGTTGTAAACGAGAAGAGAGTAAAAACGCGACAAAAGCAGAAACAACGATAATAATCAATGCAATACTGGTATAAATTTTAATGCGATCATAAAACGCTTGTCGGTCAGTTAATAACACTAAATCGCCTAAATAAGTTTGATTGGGCGAATAAATCGGGACAGAAAACTGTAAAAACCGTGTTGAACTGACTAATTGATGTTCTGTATAAGGCGCAATAGGTTTTACAGATAGTAAATCTGCACGCTGATAACTGGCAAATAATACATGTCCTGTCTCTTCATTTTTATAAACATGTGCTAAAACAATATTTTTATTTTCAGACAAGGCATTTAATAAATTATTGGTTTGCTCTGCATCATCGAAATGTACCCGAAAAGAAATACTCACGGCGGTCATATTCGTTTGAACTTCTAATTCATTTTCCATTGTCCGTTGAATAGAAATTAAATCATTTACCATAAAAGCCGTACTAGAAAATAAAAGTACGATGCTACTACTCAGTAACATAATCAACGTGAGTTTATAACGGATGGATAATTCACTAAATTTATTAAACATAAAATTCATTTCCTATGATAAGTCCAATCTCGTTCATCCACAAACTAAACAGGCAAGAGGAAGACTGCGAGAAAGACCTTATCTAATGACCTTTTTTTTTGCGGTTTCTAATAAATCAGCACTGATTTTTAAACCAGCGGCTTTAGCAGCTTTTTCATTAATAGAGTGAATATCACCATTACCCATTAATTGAATAATACCACCCTCTTCTGCAAAGCCATCCGCATCACTCACAGTAAGAACATTTTTTGCTTTCGTAATAATGTTTTTTGCCGTACTGTAAACTAAATCACATCCACCAGTTCCGCCATCATAACGGAGTTGTACAGTACGACCTCTTAATTTCTTGCCTGCCAATGTTTTATTCAGTGCTTCGCCAAACGGATTGCGTCCCACCACGCAAAATAACAGTTCCCCGTCCCCGCCCCATGTGACATATTCAACCGCACGTGACAAATTTTTAGCCTGCGCAGCATAATCAGCAGCAGGACAGTAAACAGGATATGCTAGCGTTAGCAACACTAGCAGTAAGGTATCTACCTTACCAATCATTACAGCAGAAACACGTATCATGAAATTAATGGTCACTTAATTTAGGTCTATGAATCCGTGATCACATTGTCATTGTGTTGTCGACAATATCCTACCAACAGTGTGATATTTTGTTATCGCAAAATGAAATATTGATAACACGCTAAACATCTAATAATAAAAATTTTAATAAACATAATATAATTTTAACCGCTAACAATGTTGCATCTTACCTTATCTGTTTTGCATCATTACACATTTTTAATGCATTATTATTGTATTTGGAAGGCAACAATAAGTGTGAAAAACTTTCATCCCTTCTTTTTGTAATAGACCTATCCTAACATAGTATTTTTAATACCATTTAATTTATCTTTACGCTACCCTAAATCACTTTCTGCCATCTTCACGGATGATTTTTCCGCTCAAACTCAATTGTGTGCATAATACACACCTTGTTTAAGCGAAATCGCCACAATCAGGTATATTTTTGATAATACCCTTAATCTGGTTCGTCCTCATAGCAGAGGATAGATAAAGGAATGTATATGTACGATAAAAATAGCAAAATTGGATTTATTGGTTTAGGGACAATGGGTTATCCAATGGCAGGACATTTAGCTCAACAAGGTTATCAAGTGACTGTTTATAACCGAACTATTGCAAAAGCCGAAAAATGGCAAGCGCAATATCAGGGAAAAATTGCGATAACCCCCGCTGAGGTAGCACGTAATGCCGATATTGTCTTTTCCTGCGTGGGTAACGATAACGATTTACGGGCTGTCACCATTGGGGAACAAGGCGCATTTCAAGCCCTAGCTCCTCATGCTGTCTTTATCGACCACTCCACCACCTCCGCAGAAGTTGCGCGAGAACTGGCGAATTTAGCCCAGCAACAAAATTGTTATTTTTTAGATGCGCCTGTTTCAGGGGGGCAAGTTGGGGCTGAAAAAGGGATATTAACCATCATGGTCGGTGGTGATGCCGATGTATTTGCACAAGTACAACCTGTGATTACAGCCTATGCAAAAGCCGTCACTTTAATGGGAACGTCTGGCATGGGGCAATTAACCAAAATGGTGAATCAAATTTGTATTGGGGGATTATTGCAAGGATTATCTGAAGCGATTCATTTCGGTGAGCAAGCGGGTTTAGATGTGAAACTGGTCTTGGATGTGATTTCTAAAGGCGCAGCTCAATCATGGCAAATGGAAAATAGAGGCAAAACCATGGTTGACCGCTCATTCAATTTTGGATTCGCGGTTGATTGGATGCGTAAAGATTTAGGACTTTGTTTAGCAGAAGCTCGCCGTAATGGCGCAACTTTACCCATCACGGCATTGGTTGACCAATTTTATGCAGATGTGCAGGAAAAAGGCGGACAGCGTTGGGATACGTCTAGTTTAATTACTCGTTTGGGTAAAAAGCAGTAAATAAAGGTTTTCGCCTTATTATAACCTGAGTTTGGCGAATTTTATAAAATAAAACAGAGACCTGCTAGGTTTTAAAAACCTAGCAGGTCTTTTTTTGTCTGAATCAGAATTTTCAGAATTAAAAAGCATGATTCACCTTAATTTTTTGGTTTAAGGGTTTTAAATTCTGTTAATTCTGTGAATCCTGATTCAGACAAGCTGTTGTCTTTTTAAAAGAAACTCGCTGAACTCAGGTTATATACGAATAAAAATAACCCGAGTTCGGCGAGTTTTATAAAATAAAACAGAGACCTGCTAGGTTTTAAAAACCTAGCAGGTCTTTTTTTGTCTGAATCAGAATTTTCAGAATTAAAAAGCATGATTCACCTTAATTTTTTGGTTTAAGGGTTTTAAATTCTGTTAATTCTGTGAATCCTGATTCAGACAAGCTGTTGTCTTTTTAAAAGAAACTCGCCGAACTCAGGTTATATACGAATAAAAATAAGTATTTCGATATAAAAAAACCTGATACACGCCGCCGTGTGATCAGGTTTTTTTAGGTCACAATAAGACCGCAACAGGTCGGTTGCGGTTTGTAAAACAGAATATTTAACGCCGACGTTTGTCTGCCCGTAACATTTGTTTTACATCTGCCCCGATAGGTAAACTGTAGTCAAAAGAGGCAAGAATACTGTTGTCGTTTGTATTTAACATCTTTGCAGTAATATAAACCCGACTTTTGCTTTCTGCATACGTGCCTACCACAACCGCAATCGCATCATGTTCAGAGCTTAAATCTTTCAATTCACGAGAGAGTAAAAACTCTCCTTCATTGGGGTATTGATTACCCTTGACGAAAATACTATCACTACGCAGTTTAACTTCTACGACTTTCATGCCGTTTTGGGAAATGCGTGAACCTACTTGTTCCGCAATAATCCGTCCTAATGTAGAAGATTGTTGCACATCATCTACATTCACAAAACTAGCAACTAATAAGGGTTTAGTGCGATTAAGATGAATTTTATCTGCATTGAGTAATAACGCATCTGCAACGACATAACTAGCTTCTACTAAATTAACATCAGGAATTTCTTCTTTTTTAGGCTGAGAAGAGCACCCTGCTAGTAACGCAGTACATAATGCTGTTGTGCAAAAGAAGCGAATTGTCTTATTCATCATTCATTCACCACCCGCATTGTTTTACCCATTTTATCATCGTATTGCTCAGAATCACCCGTATTGATATAGTAAATACCTGTATCTGCAAAGAAGTGTTGTGAACCACGGGTTGCCGTGAGGGTAATAACCACTTCTGTATTGGTTTCTCCTGGTAAGTACATATCAGCCGCTGAGTTGAGATCCATCGCAACAGACACAGGGAAGACAGCAAGTGCGGCTTTATCCCATGAATCGATAGCTTGTGCAACTAACCACACGCCCCCTGTTAGTGCGGTATAAATACCAGGTGGTGGGTAGCTCAACCTTCTATCATTATGCTGAATCACTTGAATATCATAATCTATCACCATGACATTACTATCATAAGCAATAGTATCCACATAACCAGACCCTGAGCCTTGTGATGCTCTAGCACGGTTGGTGATGACAGACACGCCACGACGTACTAATTGCGTTGTCAACAAATGGTAAAACGTTTGGCTGAATTGTGAACGTTTTTTGTCAGGCTCTGGAATGTAAATATCAGGAAATTGTTCTGGTGAACCAAATCCTGCTTCCAGTGTAGCTTTTAGACGCGCTGCCACATCGTCCGCTAAAACATCCCAATGATGCGCTGCTTGCATTTTTTGTTGAGTTGTTAAGGGATAAGATGTTGCTAAAGGTATGGGTCTTCTGCCACAGCCTGATAATACAACTACGGTAGCGAGAAACGCTACAATTAAGTATCCTTTCATATAGTCCCCCAGACGTGGATAAACAGTCTTGCATAGACTGTTTTATTCAAACATATTTTTAAATAAGAAGCGAGTATTTTTTTAAGATTAGCAATAGGTAATAGCGTATTCTTAATGTTATTTATCACTTAATTCACTATAGATGATGATAACACATGGATGTTGTAACCCCGCAAACCTTAGCTGTAACAACGGCGTTGTTACATCAGGCATTTCAACAGCAAGCCGTCACGACTGAACGCTTGCAAACAATGGGCGAATATCTTTGGCAAATAAGTCGCCCGCTTCTTTTAGCAAATCATACGCCAAACCAGCAAATCATTGGTTTAAATACACAGGCTTACCCATCATTATATTGGGAATTATTGCATCATCCACGTTTGGGATTTGTTGCGCAACATCCTGATTATACGTTATATCATCAGTGGGTTAGCACACAAATTCCGCCTAAACATCCCCTGCCTTTACGAATTTTACTCTTTACAATTCAATTGGAAAAAGATGTACAAAGTAGTTTAGAAGTGGAAACGGAACAGCAGCGCATATATACCGTTTTACAGCCGTTTATTCAACAAGGGATTGTGCAGTTACAATTGCCAGACGATGGACGGTTTAGCACATTAGCCCAACTATTAGCCCAACCTTGGCATCTCGTGATTTTAAGCGGTCACGCCATTTTAACTGAAACAGCAGACACACAGTTTTTATTTGAAGCTAATACGCTTACCGCACGTAAAGACATTGAAAATCCTGATGCAATTGAAATTGTACCCGCGCAACAACTGCTTGATGTGCTAAAAAATGCAACGATTGAATGTTTAGTGCTTGCAACCTGTCATTCAGCAAGCCTTGCTGCAACATTACACCCATTTATTCCCCACGTTATAGGAATGCGGGATAAAGTGCTAGACCGCGCTAGCCATATCTTTTTACAAGTATTCTGTTCTTGCCTATTACAAGTTGCTCGAGTCGATATGGCTGTGCAAAAAGCACGGATAGCGATGGCGCAACCTTTATTAACGTCCAGCGAAACATGGAGCAATGCGCATTGCAAACCAATTGCTGACCCCAGCTGTGGACAATGGAGTTTGCCGACTTTATACAGTCAAAACCCATTGCGTCCACTGCTTGCACCAACAACAAGCGCGATTTCTTTAAGCGTGCAAACGGTTACTACGCCTGTGCTACCGTTTTTAATCGGACGACGGCAAGCCTTACGAGAATTAATGGATTTATTGCAACAACAGCATCATGTGTGGCTGACAGGCACGACAGGTGCGGGCAAGACCACCATCGCGCAACGACTGATTTGGCAATTACAACAGCAAGGCTATGTCATCATAACGCAACTGAGCACTTTGCCGTCTCATGTCACTGTTCCCACACTGCTTTATTTAGATGATTTAAAAAGAGAAACATTATCTATAGAACAACAGCAACAAATCAATGCCTTACCTTGTGCCTGTTTACTGGTAAGCCGTCGTTTTT is part of the Beggiatoa alba B18LD genome and encodes:
- a CDS encoding EAL domain-containing protein; the encoded protein is MFNKFSELSIRYKLTLIMLLSSSIVLLFSSTAFMVNDLISIQRTMENELEVQTNMTAVSISFRVHFDDAEQTNNLLNALSENKNIVLAHVYKNEETGHVLFASYQRADLLSVKPIAPYTEHQLVSSTRFLQFSVPIYSPNQTYLGDLVLLTDRQAFYDRIKIYTSIALIIIVVSAFVAFLLSSRLQHIITAPILRLAHMTQRVSIEKNYALRIDPFPSKDEITTLFSGFNDMLGAIQERDKKLAQHNEHLERTVTNRTAELKKLNLKLTYQAYHDALTNLPNRALFIKRAEQAINHAEQNNEILAMLFIDLDRFKFINDTLGHAAGDRLLQEVSKRLLACTRLPEDTVARLGGDEFTLLLRDIKEPSNAAIVAEYIIKSLTSPLCFHEQELYITPSIGISIFPKDGRDVGTLMKNADAGMYMAKRQGRNNYRFYVHSANAASAARLNMENKLRQALEFEEFEVWYQPRFDIRKGVIVGAEALVRWRSPEFSLVPPAQFIPLAEDTGLIIPIGEWVLRTACQENQRWQRPNHAPLHVSVNLSARQFIQEDLLITIERIINELNMDPRRLELELTESLIMPNAEDTLETLKSLKRLGMQLSVDDFGTGYSSLSYLKRFPIDTLKIDQSFIRDLNHDSDDSALVTAIIAMAQKLRLSVVAEGVETREQLALLSSYECDYAQGYLCGKPMPAAEFRQFLEKPLDLKVLLAEK
- a CDS encoding YfiR family protein, which translates into the protein MIRVSAVMIGKVDTLLLVLLTLAYPVYCPAADYAAQAKNLSRAVEYVTWGGDGELLFCVVGRNPFGEALNKTLAGKKLRGRTVQLRYDGGTGGCDLVYSTAKNIITKAKNVLTVSDADGFAEEGGIIQLMGNGDIHSINEKAAKAAGLKISADLLETAKKKVIR
- a CDS encoding NAD(P)-dependent oxidoreductase codes for the protein MYDKNSKIGFIGLGTMGYPMAGHLAQQGYQVTVYNRTIAKAEKWQAQYQGKIAITPAEVARNADIVFSCVGNDNDLRAVTIGEQGAFQALAPHAVFIDHSTTSAEVARELANLAQQQNCYFLDAPVSGGQVGAEKGILTIMVGGDADVFAQVQPVITAYAKAVTLMGTSGMGQLTKMVNQICIGGLLQGLSEAIHFGEQAGLDVKLVLDVISKGAAQSWQMENRGKTMVDRSFNFGFAVDWMRKDLGLCLAEARRNGATLPITALVDQFYADVQEKGGQRWDTSSLITRLGKKQ
- a CDS encoding FlgO family outer membrane protein, whose amino-acid sequence is MMNKTIRFFCTTALCTALLAGCSSQPKKEEIPDVNLVEASYVVADALLLNADKIHLNRTKPLLVASFVNVDDVQQSSTLGRIIAEQVGSRISQNGMKVVEVKLRSDSIFVKGNQYPNEGEFLLSRELKDLSSEHDAIAVVVGTYAESKSRVYITAKMLNTNDNSILASFDYSLPIGADVKQMLRADKRRR
- a CDS encoding CHAT domain-containing protein; this translates as MDVVTPQTLAVTTALLHQAFQQQAVTTERLQTMGEYLWQISRPLLLANHTPNQQIIGLNTQAYPSLYWELLHHPRLGFVAQHPDYTLYHQWVSTQIPPKHPLPLRILLFTIQLEKDVQSSLEVETEQQRIYTVLQPFIQQGIVQLQLPDDGRFSTLAQLLAQPWHLVILSGHAILTETADTQFLFEANTLTARKDIENPDAIEIVPAQQLLDVLKNATIECLVLATCHSASLAATLHPFIPHVIGMRDKVLDRASHIFLQVFCSCLLQVARVDMAVQKARIAMAQPLLTSSETWSNAHCKPIADPSCGQWSLPTLYSQNPLRPLLAPTTSAISLSVQTVTTPVLPFLIGRRQALRELMDLLQQQHHVWLTGTTGAGKTTIAQRLIWQLQQQGYVIITQLSTLPSHVTVPTLLYLDDLKRETLSIEQQQQINALPCACLLVSRRFFDSELISHHYPLSSPSFLDFSRYCRYLRLPHTSVQLRLIYHGLQGNFAAVQLFQNLPPTNNREQFQQQLQMAKRFLRGRGI